One Gavia stellata isolate bGavSte3 chromosome 20, bGavSte3.hap2, whole genome shotgun sequence genomic region harbors:
- the OSER1 gene encoding oxidative stress-responsive serine-rich protein 1, translated as MKTEAKDGEEESLQTAFKKLRVDTAGSTASLSVGEGTSPRALVRTVADETKSKNVCTSKETWHGSMKKPSRGVVRTQRRRRSKSPILHPPKFIHCSTKSHSTCNQLVRKIDAQDDSSGFGMPIQKEACAHERCSIATDIGQKGADVESLGASVTLLASENRRENSPAAVSLVSKASLKTTELSDFQSMSKLNTNKPCACADKACQCKRWQDMEVYKFSGLQNTLPLAPDRRTVSEDHSQSLPSRTPSSSPRSCSEQARAFVDDVTIEDLSGYMEYYLYIPKKMSHMAEMMYT; from the exons ATGAAAACGGAAGCTAaggatggagaagaagaaagccTGCAGACAGCGTTCAAAAAGCTAAGAGTTGACACAGCTGG ATCTactgcttctctctctgtggGTGAAGGGACAAGTCCAAGAGCACTAGTTAGAACAGTGGCAGATGAAACCAAATCTAAGAATGTGTGTACTTCTAAGGAAACCTGGCATGG GTCTATGAAGAAGCCTTCAAGAGGAGTTGTGAGAACCCAGCGTCGCAGGCGTTCCAAGTCTCCAATTCTTCATCCTCCAAAGTTTATCCATTGCAGCACAAAATCACATTCCACGTGCAACCAGCTAGTGCGCAAGATTGATGCCCAGGACGACAGCAGTGGGTTTGGGATGCCAATCCAAAAGGAAGCTTGTGCACACGAACGATGCAGTATTGCGACTGACATAGGCCAGAAGGGAGCTGATGTTGAGTCTTTGGGAGCTTCTGTTACACTGTTGGCGTCAGAGAACAGACGAGAGAACTCTCCAGCTGCCGTTTCTCTAGTATCCAAAGCAAGTCTAAAGACTACGGAGCTTTCTGACTTTCAATCTATGTCCAAGCTGAACACAAATAAGCCCTGTGCATGTGCAGATAAAGCCTGTCAATGTAAACGATGGCAAGATATGGAGGTGTACAAATTCTCCGGCTTGCAGAACACCCTCCCATTGGCACCTGATAGAAGAACAGTTTCTGAAGATCACTCCCAGTCTTTGCCATCAAGAACTCCCTCAAGTTCTCCACGCTCTTGCTCTGAGCAAGCCAGGGCCTTTGTGGATGATGTGACTATTGAAGATCTTTCGGGTTACATGGAATATTACTTGTATATTCCAAAGAAAATGTCTCACATGGCAGAAATGATGTACACCTGA